In Sulfurovum xiamenensis, the following proteins share a genomic window:
- a CDS encoding heavy-metal-associated domain-containing protein, with protein MQQSFEVFNVKCGGCASTLKSKLAKEFGEIEVDLNVIPRKITLDIEDKDVDKLSQALKALGYPLASEEMSFMDSTSAKAKSFVSCAIGKMNS; from the coding sequence ATGCAGCAATCATTTGAGGTCTTTAATGTCAAATGTGGGGGATGTGCGTCTACACTCAAGAGTAAACTTGCCAAAGAGTTCGGGGAGATAGAAGTTGATTTAAACGTAATTCCACGTAAAATTACGTTAGATATAGAAGACAAAGATGTAGATAAGTTATCTCAAGCACTCAAAGCACTTGGTTATCCTTTGGCTTCAGAAGAGATGAGTTTTATGGACAGTACTTCGGCAAAAGCAAAAAGTTTCGTTTCTTGTGCTATAGGTAAAATGAACAGTTAG